atatttacaaatatattcaagaaaaaGCATATTTTCTCTGATATCCATCATTTTCACATCTTaccagaataaaatattaatcagcTGTTTAAATTTTCTCAGCGATTAATCACTTTcagttattttctaaattttcgacagttattttgatttttttaaccctTCATAACGGTTgcgtaaaaaaattatctcacGCGCGCCTGTTTccaaacgttttttttttttttcaaagtttcaaatGGAATGGccttttgagaatttttttactttcgcaaaatttcatgctttacaggatttaaataatttatttatttatttattaaaatatttattaacagcTATGAGAGTTTTTCTTATCACTTTAGTGTCGGCtaagaaaaaaacacaattcgGATGGCTTCGTTATACTTCGGCTATCTTCGTAGTTTCCAACTGCcgtattagaaattatttagttttgtgaaagattctcaCTTGAGTTTGTATGAGTTTTCGTATGGATTGTCAatgcaattttttgtataaacgcTTTACCACACACTTGGCATTTATGTGGTTTTTCACCTGTATGACGTCGCACATGATTCATTAAAACTTTCCTTACATGAAAAGCTTGTGGACAAAATGTACACTGAAACTTGCGATGATTCAAATGTACATGTGATACATGATGTCTCAAACTTTCTGCAGATCGATACGTTTTATCACAACGGTCACACGGAAACGGTCGTTCGGTGGAATGTGTTATTAAATGTGTACGTAATTTAGCAAGTGTACGTCCCGCATATccacaaatattacataaatgattacGTGCAGGTTTTTGATTCTCGTGTACAAGCTTAACATGATCTTTTAACGATTGTTGCCGCAGGAATGTTTTCGAGCATAAGTCGCACGTAATTTTATTACGTTCTTCATGAAttcgtaaatgtttttttagattttttttcgttactGATTTGCCACAAATATGACATGGTACGTACATTTCTTTCTGTGAATTTACGTCCTTATTGGGGCTTTTTAGTTCCTGCTTATCTTTGGATGATTTGTCATGTCGAAGTTTATGAAgtcttaatttataaatatttgcaagTACTTTATTGCATATATCGCATCTATGATTCAACGGATTATGCATCAATTCCTGGTGCTCTTTTAAATGTAAGGGatgataacattttatttcacatttattacattttaatgctTTCGCTTTGTGTTCACGATACATATGTTGACCCAGTTTCTAAAAcagaatagacctttttcacatttttttttttttaaatgaaagtaaatgtcttgataaatgagttaatttttttccccgatttttttgaagccatatgaccgagaaaacagacaatgaaaatcattaaaattcaaattggcgaaaacgatccggaaacacacgatgttacacgaaggttggtttgacgtcatttaaagttgataataatgatatattaatacaagtgttgacactgttttactaacattgcttgtcggattgacatcacagatcacgtgtgcggtggagccaaaaaaaaccgttttaaaatatttcaaatattgtgactttttaacaatttttttcatagtgtttttattgttaaaaatgcgtaatttttgagttacaggctctactcggcctatattttcataaaaaattatcaaaaagcatttctatttttcatgaaaaaggtctatttaaTCGTATTTTTAACAagatagcaaaattttttttagtaaagttGCCTGAAAGTTGAATGGGGTCTGATTGCCCCTCTCACTCTGTCTCATGCAAAATGCATAGAATGAAGTAACTTaattatttcgtttgaaaggtaaaataatggagattgttcttagctatattaaaaatgcgaaattagggttccgtaaaGATTAGTGAGTTTTCGAAAAACGTACATTCATCACATTAATTGCATTCATCACGAACTTACCCAAACTTTTTTAAAGTCGTGATTACACTCCTCACAGGTAAAAGTTTCAgtcatatttttatctttaatctCTTCATAGGTATCATTTTCCTCTTCTGGTTTAGCCCGTATTTGTAATCTATTTAATTCCGGGGTAgctattaaattttcttcattatcaatttttatttttaaattttccaaggTATTTTCATTTGTGTTACTTTCATGAATATCTTCTTCTTTGATGTTTATTATAGAATCATCATTAACGAAATCTTCAAATTCTTCATCTTTTACGTTATTCGACAAAGTAATTTTATTCTGCTGAATAATTTGGCGAAAAGTATTGTCGGAATTTTCAcataattgtttgaaattaatgGTATTTTGCAATTGTAGAAAACAAGCGTGGCATATTTGATTTGGTAGACTATCATTTTCCCAAATCTACGAATGGGAATAGATTATCAATAACTGATCAtttgagatttttaattttagtgtgaaaaaatcttgtaaaaaaGAACAACTTGTCTCTTTTTTACGGtttaatagataaatttttgtagatcCTTAGGATCCATAAAcacgaatttcatttttttttaggtatacaaaactttttttgttagattatgtacataaaaaatttctctcTGAGATTTGGAAGAGCTTTTTCTTAACACCCTGTAGGTGATTGCttattacccgactgtcaaggattGGTTATCctagtaaatattttgattacctGTACAGAAGCACACGTTATTATCATatcaattatttgaaatgaagTAATTGATAGAAATGTTTTATCGAATTTCATACAAATACGACAAACTTTATCGAAATCATCTATTGGGCACATATccatttttcaaacatttcataagtaaatatttgataattatcaaattaacgCCATTCGTTTTATTATCGACGTCGAAAAAAaggcatattttaattaaaataatcctAGAACTTTAATTAGtagaatttaaaactaaaaaattttaataaatacatttattttgtacacgaaatttaaatataaatcttctattattttacaatctagtattattattacaatatatgCCATagacttaaattaaatatagactgataacgtataaatataacaatttgtATGAGAtatcaattttacttttttaaggaatagggaatattcatatatcaaaatatcaaatacattataattttgagatatttaaacgcagttttttggcgctctctgttgatgacgtataagtacgtgatctgtcaattggtggcagttcaatgtataattaacactttaaaaaaatgaatttacaacacagaatttacactcgttattattaagttttctaataaaaagccgtagaatagtataatttaattaaatgtcatataaaatgtaagtaattaatatcctACAGTAtgtgaacaaatttgacaagcccgtactatggtgtcacgtccgtataaaaatttgaatttccgttttagaaattttttaattccctcactgaatttgtacttttattaattaattttaagtaattaaaaagatattaattactaaaataatggtttagttgaaatgtccagtcattaaagttacggaagtttactttttaacttttacGTTTAAAAGTCTCCGCATTCAAAAAAGTATTCACATACACGCACTTGCCATCaaaatactaatatttatttaagctaTTTTTCGATTGGCTAACTATAAAACGAGTTATTATGgggtatatattaaaatggctcATCCTGTATATTACAATGCTTGCAATCTAAACTAAACAGCTTACATTAAAATTCTCTCTTGAATTTGTATgtgttttcaaatgaatttttaatgcaactttttgtataaatcttttatcacaaacttcacattTATGAGGTTTTTCACCCGTATGTCGTCGTACATGATGCACAAACATTCTCTTCGTAAAAAATGCATGTGAACAAAATGTACATTGATACTTTCGTTTATTTAAGTGTATACGTGAGATATGATCTTTTAATCGATCATCACGATGATACGTTTTATCACATTGATCACATGCATATGGTCGTTCACCTGTATGTATTAATAAATGTGTACGTAATTCCTTCAATGTACGCATCGCATGTccacaaatattacataaatgattacGTGCAGGTTTTTGATTCTCatgtacaattttaatatgattttttaacgTTAACTCACTTACAAATGATTTCGAACATATGTCGCATGTAGTTTTACCACGTTCGTTATGGATTCTTAAATGCTGGGGTAGAGCTCTTTTCGTAATTGATTTGCCGCAAATATGACATGCAGCATACTTTTCTGTCGCTGAATGTACTTCCTTGTTATGGGATTTTAGCCGAAATTTATCTTTGAATGTTTTGTCACATTGTTGACAATGCAAAGATGCTgataaatgtattaatttatgacgttttaatttgtaaatgtcTTTCAATACTTTGTTACATACATCACATGTAAGATTCGATTGATTGTGTATTAATTCTTGGTGTTCTTTTAAATGTAATGGatggtataattttaattcacattCACTACATTTTAAGGCCTTGGCCCTATGTTTACGATGCATATGTTGACCCAATATCTAAAATAGGggttaatacaaaaaatttaagatattaattaattcgaaattataattgaaaaggCCATCAGCGCAAAAGTGGCTTATACACATACAGGATAACCCATTTTAATCGATGGACCCAAATATCTTCTAAagtactttacaaaaaaatgtttcgtataaaaattattcagattaAATTGGGATATCATATTCTAGTGGCAGATTTTATCTGCGTCTTCTGGATCCTCTAATAGTTAACTCAGATCCTTAACAGTAATAGatataataacactttaaattagaaagctcataaaaaaactaaaaatttttgtttaaaacattttttccaaaaacgttagctttcggaggaaatgcgacttaaaaatatctcattatTGCATTTAGATTTTTACGATGTTACGCTGCTAAGTGGCAACACGACCTTAACTGATCGCGTCacctaatttgacgctcaaacttAGCGTCAACCGTAGACATGGCGTCAaactttgaatgaaaataaaccTTTACAATTTAAGTACggattaaactttttattctaTTCAGACGAGATTTTCAACTCGTTTATATTAGCgctcgaaaaagaaaaaaaaaaactggaaaactCAGAATAACTTTGCATAGAGAGGCCAtgcaattttttagttgttgATGGCCATGACTATAACTTATAAAGCAGTTTCTAACTATTTTAGGAGCAAGACTAAGAATTTCGTCTATAGATAAAACAAATCATTCCGGAATTTTGTCTCATCGTCAAgtatagaataataaataatattacggAATATATACTTACCCACACTTTTTGGAACGCTTTATTACACTTATCACAAGTAAACGGTTTTATCACGTCATcgtctttaatattttcatgagTAATCCTTTGCTGTTCGGATTTAGTTATttgattttcattcaatttctctgattttttggaattatcttCGTTATAACTAAtgctatttttttcatttttcaaggtattttcatttttgaaattttcatgaaaatcttcTTTAATATCCATTAGAGAATTATCATCAGCGTAATCTTCGAATTGTTCATCTTTTACgatatcaaaatcaatttggttattcgataaattaattttatttcgctGAATAATTTGACGGAATGAATTATCAGAATTTTCACATAATTGTTTGAAACTAATGGTATTTTGTAATTGAAGAAAACAAGCGTGGCATATTTGATTTGGTAGATCATCATTTTCccaaatctataaattaaaacttatttatgtaATCAGGTTTGAATGAAAATGGATTTAAAGAAAATCGGAGGGATAAAGTTGTAAAATTACTTCTTAGAACTTTATATCTGTATCAATAGACTCCGCGAATACGGTAGTTGTCGAATATACTGTATATAATTATACTGAACGGTTTTTCATAGCTAAATGTAGaccgttttatttttaaaggtctTCAACATTTTgctcataattattatttatattacctGTACAGAAGCACACGCTATtatcatatcaattattttaaatgaggtAATTGATAGAAATGTTTTATCGAATTTCATACAAATGCgacaaattttgtcaaaatcatCCATTAGACATGTATCCATGTTTCAAATCATTTCttatattaacttaattaaaattggaacGCTATTGCCGTTATTCGTAATTTGAATAATAGTAAATtcaaattaactattaattaaatcgtTCCTAGAATTTTATATCACCCATAAAATTAAAagctaaacaagtgaaatttacaaaatttaaaaaacccccgacaaattttttgggtaagtaaccctaaactcgtattgaaacatatctaagaacacactctccattaaaaactgaaccgattttgagaattccatcgcctattttttaattgtttcaggtacagaataataaatagagaatattcatgtattttttttatatttttaattcattgtttacaccgttataacaaagtaaaaaatataaatactgcttaaaaatactgtatttaagtataaaaaaatatttaaaatacattataattttgagatatttaaacgcagttttttggcgctctctgttgatgacgtataagtacgttatctgtcaattggtgacagttcaacgtataatttacactttaaaaaaatgaatttacaacacagaattttcactcgttattattaagttttctaataaaaagccgtagaatagtattattcaatgaaataccatataaaatgtaagtaattaatatcctACAGtgtgtcaacaaatttgacaagcccgtactttgatgtcacgtccgtataaaaatttgaatttccgttttagaaatttttaaatgctctcactgaatttgtacttttattaattaattttaagtaattaaaaagatattaattactaaaataatggtttagttgaaatgaccagtcattaaagttacggaagaaaaatatttgaaccaaatttaaatttcatgaatattccctgttcgcacttgaagcatagctcaggacattctccattaaattaattttcaatgaaacaaaaaaaattcaaaaacagttcATCGGTTTAggtttaggcgctatgatgccccaaacaggcagacaaacacacacacattacacatagcggtcacataaaaataaataaatttacacaatttttaatttaaatacggtttttattttatttttcataatcttTAGATAACATCAAACAATTCAACTATGCttcccattaaaaaaaaactacagaaaAAAAGTGCCTTTAGGATGTCAAAGTTATATTCattaaacttttcaaacaaCGACGTTATTCACAAGTTTAAAAGTCGAAAAATCgaacattttcttataaatcGTAAACAAAAAATGAGAGCCAGCTAGATGGAGAGAATACAATCCATTTTTTTCTAGCAAGTATAGTTATGAAGATACTCTATTAAAACATCGAATTTGGTCCACTCTGTACCTCGTTgaattaagttattaaaaaaagtgatcAAATATAGCATTTTGATCTAAACAATTTTCTCTAACTCGAAAAAAGAGTTTCTTGTTCTTATTGACTATATGTGACCTAACATGATGAAAAAAAGTTTGACCACTCCCATCCCCTCCTGGATACAATTTTCTCTAACTCGAAAAAAGAGTTTCTTGTTCTTATTGACTATATGTGACCTAACATGATGAAAAAAAGTTTGACCACTCCCATCCCCTCCTGGATGATTCTTCCGCATGGGCTTTTGTGAGTCTATACTGAATAGAAAGTCTGTAGTTTACATGCACTTGTTTTTAAAGCACTTATAACCATACTCTCACCTAAACTTTGCGAAAATTTCTCTCTTGAATTACTATGTGTTTTCATATGAATTTTCCATGCAATCCTTTGAGCAAATGCTTTATCACACACTTcacatttatatggtttttccCCGGTATGAAGTCGTTCATGATGCACTAATACTTTCTTGTCACAAAAAGCTTTAGGACAAAATGTACACTGATACCGTCGAATATTTAAATGTACACAATTgagatg
This genomic interval from Chrysoperla carnea chromosome 1, inChrCarn1.1, whole genome shotgun sequence contains the following:
- the LOC123294649 gene encoding zinc finger protein 569-like; this translates as MDMCPIDDFDKVCRICMKFDKTFLSITSFQIIDMIITCASVQIWENDSLPNQICHACFLQLQNTINFKQLCENSDNTFRQIIQQNKITLSNNVKDEEFEDFVNDDSIINIKEEDIHESNTNENTLENLKIKIDNEENLIATPELNRLQIRAKPEEENDTYEEIKDKNMTETFTCEECNHDFKKVWKLGQHMYREHKAKALKCNKCEIKCYHPLHLKEHQELMHNPLNHRCDICNKVLANIYKLRLHKLRHDKSSKDKQELKSPNKDVNSQKEMYVPCHICGKSVTKKNLKKHLRIHEERNKITCDLCSKTFLRQQSLKDHVKLVHENQKPARNHLCNICGYAGRTLAKLRTHLITHSTERPFPCDRCDKTYRSAESLRHHVSHVHLNHRKFQCTFCPQAFHVRKVLMNHVRRHTGEKPHKCQVCGKAFIQKIALTIHTKTHTNSSENLSQN
- the LOC123294675 gene encoding zinc finger protein 501-like, which encodes MDTCLMDDFDKICRICMKFDKTFLSITSFKIIDMIIACASVQIWENDDLPNQICHACFLQLQNTISFKQLCENSDNSFRQIIQRNKINLSNNQIDFDIKLNENQITKSEQQRITHENIKDDDVIKPFTCDKCNKAFQKVWILGQHMHRKHRAKALKCSECELKLYHPLHLKEHQELIHNQSNLTCDVCNKVLKDIYKLKRHKLIHLSASLHCQQCDKTFKDKFRLKSHNKEVHSATEKYAACHICGKSITKRALPQHLRIHNERGKTTCDICSKSFVSELTLKNHIKIVHENQKPARNHLCNICGHAMRTLKELRTHLLIHTGERPYACDQCDKTYHRDDRLKDHISRIHLNKRKYQCTFCSHAFFTKRMFVHHVRRHTGEKPHKCEVCDKRFIQKVALKIHLKTHTNSRENFNVSCLV